The region CCAACAGCAGCTGCACTTAGGTATCAAGTATTTCATTACCCCTTGTGTGGTCAATTAAAGCAACAGAGTAAATCTCAAGCTTTTCCTTGCTCAGCTGGCTTTGATCTCTGATGCCTTTGTCAAAGGGAAAAGAACACACGGAAACGTCATTTGTGGATTTTAACTCAATTTGAATTAAAAGGCTCATATCCTGtggcacaaacaaacagctgacaggaATCGTCCTCTCTAATTGTATTTCCACACAGGAAACAATATGTTATTTCTTGTTCTATCTCAGAAATAGTTGTGTTTATAGGTGGAAATGTACTAATCCtgtttaactgattttttttatgtcactAAAGTGGATGAAGTCACAGCTGCACCCTCTTAATGAGGAAAGACAAACCTTCAGTCATCTGAAGTATCTAAGATAATTGATTCTAATTCAGTTTGCTCGCTGCAGACaatttttcttaaaatttttCTTGTAGTGTAGACTGATCTTTTAAagcaatgttgttttttaaaccgTTGTCTTACAAATCAGTGCAGCCAAGCAAAAAGAATGCTTGAGGAACACTCCTGAAGGTCAATCCGATGAAGACATAATGTAGTCCAACCTGAAGTGCTTGAAGTATGAAATGCATGTGCAATACAGTACTGGTTGCTCAGTAAACAGAATTCTAAGGAAAGGCGGGGTGTGGTAATTCTTAAGTCTTAAGCCTCCTGTATCAGATTCTGTTTCTTCAGACATACTCAAGATGCTTGACAATATCTCTTTCCACAACGGTAGGAGCTTTGCATCAGCACAATGTTCGAGTCAGAATGTCTTAAACTATTCTCAATAAAATATGATGGAAATCCAGATGCAATATACAGCTGCCTCTACTGGAGAGGGAGAAAGCACACTATGTAAAGTCAAACAGCAGGTTTGCTCAATAACATGGATAATTTTTTTGAGTGAAGTCCAGAATGTGTCAAAtcttgaaaatgtaaataagtaGAATATTTATGAGTTGTTACTCAGTAAAACTACGGGGTTGGTTCCCTTTAGATTTAAGGTGATTTAAAAacccaatttaaaaaaatgtcttcacacATTCTTTCACATTTGAATTATCAAGAAAGGCAAATACAGAACAAGCCCATCGTGGTATTCAGTGCTGAAACGCAATCTTTCAACAAACAATAAACCTGCTTCGGAGCCTGAACCGCTCCCTGTCGCTGAATCAAATCATCATGTAGCAGCTCGCTCAATCTTATTTAGAAATCAGTTTAACTTCCACAAACCAAACCTGCAAATAGTGATGTATTTATAGTTACTGTACAAACTGTTACTGCTGTGGTGACTCATTCTTTTGTTTCCGCATGctaacgaggatcaaaatgtcCAGATCAAACTCCATCTCACtggttgctgttttatttttttttataaacgcATTGATTCATGGTAACTTAACAAATGAAGCAAAGACTTCAATGGAAGTTATTTTAATGATATGTACATTATCccaaacagaaatattttagtGAGTCAACCAAAAGTTGAAGAGCAGGTGGGATAGAGAGTGAAAACCTTATAAAACACATTCAACATCGTCCCATATCACCCATTTGCTTTTGTGCAAAGCTCCCAGCAGATGGACCAACAGGCTGCCACATTTCACACacagattttgttttgcttaGAGATAActaagaaaagaacaaaattagGTAGCATTTCATTTCCAATAGCATTAGCCCCAATTACTTATTTTTTGGCACAGCcggcagcagacagacacacagatgggATGTCCGCAGTCAGTCTGGCCTCACAGCTTTGCCTCTGCACCATTCAGTGGAGTATACAAGTAGGCAGCGTCGTCCTCTTCGTAGATGATGGTCACAGTCTCCCCAGCATCTGACACTGCTGCACTAGTCTGAATGTAAGCCTGAGGGAAGAGGGGACGACAACATCAAACAAATTTAATAACTTCAGTGAGATATTGTAAGACTACAGCTATGAATCTGAAGttaattcaaataaataccCTCTCAAGCAGCTGTAGACGCTCTTCGTTCAgcaggttgttttgtctcagctGACTGACGGTGTTTTCCAGTCCTAAAagtttctccaggtgtcggcgGTGTCGCTGCTGCAGCACTTTCACCTTTTTCTGCAGCTCAACCACAATTGCCTCCAGCTGCTCCTTGCTCAAGCTGTTCTTGTGGTAGCTgttcatgtgacaaaaaatggacagagactgtaaaaattgtaaaacagTAAGAGAATAAATCAAAGTGACTACTAAAACAAGAGTCAGTCCTCACCAGTGTTCCTCCAGCTGGCGATCTTGCTGCTCCATGTCGTCCTCGTCGGACTTGCTGTCATCTCCGTCTTCCCCCTCTGTGTCCAGTCTTTCCACAGTGAGGACCAGTGATGTGGGGGAAGGAGCCACATGTTTGGACACTATGGGTACAGTGGATGTGATGGGCTTGGAGCTGAGAGCAGATGACAGCACTGTGTCTGGGGAGAAGTTGAACTGAGTAGAAGTTTCACTGGGGAAAACATTTGGTATCGTCTCAAAGTAGGCAATAACTTGAGTTTCATGGCCTCCGTTGACATCTAGCAACTCCTTTGTGGTGAAAGTCACATCTCCAACTCCATTAGAAGCCTCAGCCTCTTCTGTGCAGCTGAGAGTGGAGTTGTTTATGACCAGCCTGTGGCCCTGACTTAAAATGGCAGCAGTGATTCCATTCATAAGCTCATCTTGTCCTTCACCTGCAGGGCATTCAGACATCACCACCACTTCTGTGTTCTCTCCACTGTTACTTAGATCACCTACTGTCTGGAACAAAGTTAAAGGGAAGTTTATCCCCGTTTCGTCTGCTGCTGATGCCAGTGTTTCCAGGTCCGTCTGGAGAGAACAGTCAGATTGTCCAACATCATTTGACTCCACCATGCTGGTTTCTGCCTGTTGCAATGGGTCGACAGCGATCTCATACAGGTGGACGGTGTGCAACGTATTCTGCATCTCTAGGGCTGTGGTCCTGTTATCCGACACCGTTATGCTTTGATTACTGTTGGCTCGAAGACGCTTTGGCTTCTTCTCACTGTGATCCGTGGCTTTCCGTTTCTAGACAGAAAGAGGAGTGTGTGTTTATCAAATGAAACGTGACAAGCTGACAGGGTTTATAGTTTAACTTAGAGCACCTGCAATGTTGCAAatctaaaacttttaaaatgacaacaaggtAAGCCTTTGTAAATTGCAAGTAATCCATTCATACATGTGCAGATGTTTCTGTATTAGCACCaagtatattttttaaatatgttttattgtatCCCATACATAAATGCCACAACAATTCAGTTACAtttgaaatacaaaaattatcatgactacCCTCATGAATAAGCTTTATGATCCCTTCACAGCAGGTGATTTCCTGCTAAAACATATCACCAAGACTTATTGCTGAAATGTACTCGAAATGCTTTGAACTGCTGAGTCTCACAATTAACTGAACAGGAAAAAGTAAGCTCACATTAATAAACTGCAGTACTTCCAGACTTCAACTTCCAAAAAGTCCTGACAAGATCTGGTGTTCACACTtgcattttttcaagattttagcCTTCAGGTAAAGTAATGGCAGCATAATAACTTCCAATTAGTGCACATCCCTAAAATGCCACTCTAAGTGTGTGATAGGTGTCTTTAGTTCTACCTCAGCCTCTTGGAAGAGTGTGGGCACAGCATCGCTATCCAGGTAACGGATTCCCCATCGCACCTTGAAACATGAAGGTGCAAAATGTTCGTGGCAAATGTACTGGTGTCGAGAGGGAGTCCAGTTCTCACGTCCCATGTTCCTCAGCCACTGCTGCAGTCGGACCGGGTCCTGCAGAGGGAACCTGGAATACAGTAAAGATTACAGACGTTAGAGCCTACTCATACTTCTGCCTTTCAAGTGAAATACGATCAAATTAAAGACGCTACTGGAAAACTGTTGCCTAAAAGAGAATTTACATTGCTCTCCTTTAGGTGATTTGACAGCAGAGTCAGCACCTATAAATATAAAGAACTCCCTCCCTAAGATAAAAATCAGAGCGTCACATATGATGCAATCAGATCACTGATTTGGATGCTGTGGACTCATCATATTTTGGCTTGGGCAATAACTCTCTGTACAGAGTCACGTTATCCAGCTCTGGCAGTTTCTGACGCTGCAGATAGTGGTGCTGTTGTGTGCACTTACATTTATATACAGTTGGAAGgtttgtctaatattttgtgTGAGGTAGAGACAATACTAAACCCTTTTCAGATAAGGGATACAGCTGGTTCAATCAATCTGTTAAAGTGACATGATTTTACAACACAGTAAAATTCAGCCTGCGTGTAATAATAATTGAGCTGCTActttacaaacagtaaaataaaaacatcctgACTGCTGTCACAGAGCTCAGGACTGAACCTGAAGGCAACACCAAgtaacaaatgatttaactgtGGTTAAACATCAACAGTACACAGTGTGAATTGCTCTTAGATGTTGATCCATCCTGTCTAAATGTGGGGATCATCTATAAATGTAAGTAATAGATTAAGTTATTTCTCTGTACCACACAACTCTCTCTTTGGAAATGCTAATAtgaatcctgctgctgtctgatgctacAGGTACTTGATACATttagaggaaagactcctacaaaaaaaagaacttgaGATTCTATTAACATTCTGTCAAACCTGGATTACATTCATTGATGAGTATCATGAATGTGTTACAGACTGTTTTTTCATCGCAGTAAAATTGTACATTTGTAGACATTTCAGTTTGCATTAGGCAAAGTTTTTGGACCAATACTGGTGCTGAAATAAGGGAAAGCCTTCATCAGATTGCTTCACATGACTGGAAGTAGGCTAACTGTGGTCTGGttcagttcagacttgtgcAGTGTTGAAAGTAATATGGGAATATCACTAGGTCTAACCTAATCAGATTGATGTTGCAACATTAACGAAAAAGTTAGGTGCTCATTAAGACATATTCTCCACATATTCAGATTAATGAAGAAGACTGTATACCTTAAAGAggtttaaaataaactttttgaAATTATATTGGCAGCAAAACACTGAGTGCTGTTGTATCACCGCAGTTGTTCTTACAGAGGATCAGCTCCAATATTAAGGTGACATCATCGTTACAGTCTGTCTTCCTGTTGATCAATATACTACAGCACCCATAATAAAAGCGAACTGCACATTTTCTCAATTTACAACGTTAAATCTACCTTAAAAGCGGGTTTAAATGTCGGGGCCACTCAGTCGAAATAAAGACTGAAACACAGCCACAAATCATGATTTTATCGAGACTGTCTCAAAggtcaaaacaagaagaaacaaacaaagcgaggcaaaaacaaacatgcgGATATTTCTTAGATATAGTGATTAATTTCAGAGAGCAAACAGGTTGTAAAAGTGGACGTTGTGAAAGACTGACTCATCGAACAAGAAAAAGTTGCCTGAAGTTAGATGACGCGTCAATT is a window of Acanthochromis polyacanthus isolate Apoly-LR-REF ecotype Palm Island chromosome 13, KAUST_Apoly_ChrSc, whole genome shotgun sequence DNA encoding:
- the LOC110957930 gene encoding THAP domain-containing protein 5-like — translated: MPKYCSVPNCKNDSGNGNDRKSFYKFPLQDPVRLQQWLRNMGRENWTPSRHQYICHEHFAPSCFKVRWGIRYLDSDAVPTLFQEAEKRKATDHSEKKPKRLRANSNQSITVSDNRTTALEMQNTLHTVHLYEIAVDPLQQAETSMVESNDVGQSDCSLQTDLETLASAADETGINFPLTLFQTVGDLSNSGENTEVVVMSECPAGEGQDELMNGITAAILSQGHRLVINNSTLSCTEEAEASNGVGDVTFTTKELLDVNGGHETQVIAYFETIPNVFPSETSTQFNFSPDTVLSSALSSKPITSTVPIVSKHVAPSPTSLVLTVERLDTEGEDGDDSKSDEDDMEQQDRQLEEHCYHKNSLSKEQLEAIVVELQKKVKVLQQRHRRHLEKLLGLENTVSQLRQNNLLNEERLQLLERAYIQTSAAVSDAGETVTIIYEEDDAAYLYTPLNGAEAKL